The Apium graveolens cultivar Ventura chromosome 6, ASM990537v1, whole genome shotgun sequence genome contains a region encoding:
- the LOC141668142 gene encoding uncharacterized protein LOC141668142 translates to MASKPPIGSPWNPNPSRSLYPSSIIYSPFFIIHTTRTRFASFSCCSEPHNNARKKLSRPEKDPDAIGDDSVKKAHLKLVPARKKQAITFKSLFGKRALWRRILFASKKLRSIILLNVITLVYASDIPVLKEVEAIIDPATFTVIRFTLSALPFIPFVLRAKCDFHTRNAGVELGVWVSLGYIAQTLGLLTSDAGRASFLSMFTVIVVPLLDGILGAVVPAHTWFGALMSLTGVGLLESSGSPPTVGDLLNFLSAVFFGVHMLRTEHISRNTDKKNFLPLLGYEVCVVAVFSILWYIVGGWVCGGKVINPSSWTWAEFCNWFVMFPWVPALYTGVLSTGICLWVEMTAMCDVSATEAAIIYGLEPVWGAGFAWFLLGERWGVSGWIGAALVLGGSLTVQILGASSDRLSEKKKVSGKILDPLLIFDKQNNLSASPIVVSSRKNSLNKKL, encoded by the exons ATGGCTTCAAAGCCACCAATTGGATCCCCATGGAACCCAAACCCATCAAGATCTTTATATCCCTCTTCAATTATATACAGTCCTTTCTTTATAATTCACACGACCCGGACCCGTTTTGCATCCTTTTCTTGCTGCAGTGAGCCTCACAATAATGCTAGAAAGAAATTAAGCAGACCTGAAAAAGACCCGGATGCAATTGGGGATGATTCTGTGAAAAAAGCCCATTTGAAGTTAGTTCCAGCTAGAAAGAAACAAGCAATTACTTTTAAGTCTTTGTTTGGAAAAAGAGCTTTGTGGAGAAGAATACTTTTTGCTTCCAAGAAACTTAGAAGCATCATTTTGCTTAATGTCATCACTCTTGTTTATG CTAGTGACATACCAGTTCTCAAAGAGGTTGAAGCAATCATTGACCCTGCCACCTTCACTGTTATCAGATTTACGCTTTCAGCCCTTCCCTTTATCCCATTTGTATTGCGAGCAAAATGTGATTTTCACACCCGAAATGCCGGGGTAGAGTTGGGAGTCTGGGTCAGTTTAGGCTATATTGCGCAAACTCTTGGACTTCTTACATCTGATGCTGGCCGTGCGTCCTTTCTTTCTATGTTTACA GTAATTGTAGTTCCTTTGCTTGATGGTATATTAGGAGCAGTAGTTCCTGCTCATACATGGTTTGGAGCGCTCATGTCTCTTACAGGGGTTGGCTTGCTGGAATCCAGTGGATCACCTCCAACT GTCGGAGATCTATTAAACTTTTTGAGTGCTGTATTTTTTGGAGTCCATATGCTTCGAACTGAGCATATCTCTAGAAACACTGACAAAAAAAACTTTTTACCGCTCCTTGGATATGAG GTCTGTGTTGTTGCTGTCTTTTCAATTTTGTGGTATATTGTCGGTGGATGGGTTTGTGGTGGCAAAGTAATCAATCCCTCATCCTGGACATGGGCTGAGTTTTGTAATTGGTTCGTAATGTTCCCATGGGTACCTGCACTATATACTGGAGTATTGTCTACTGGGATATGCTTGTGGGTGGAG ATGACTGCAATGTGTGACGTGTCTGCTACCGAAGCTGCAATTATTTATGGTTTGGAGCCAGTTTGGGGTGCTGGCTTTGCATGGTTTCTCCTTGGTGAGCGTTGGGGTGTGTCTGGATGGATTGGCGCTGCTCTTGTACTAG GTGGAAGTTTGACAGTGCAGATACTTGGGGCATCCTCTGACAGATTATCAGAAAAGAAAAAGGTTAGCGGCAAGATATTAGATCCCTTGTTAATATTCGACAAACAGAATAATCTTTCTGCATCTCCCATTGTTGTCAGCTCGAGGAAGAATTCACTAAATAAGAAGCTTTAA